From Plutella xylostella chromosome 23, ilPluXylo3.1, whole genome shotgun sequence:
TCGTGTTCTACGGGCTCGCCATCaactccgtcgcgctcgccgGCGACAAGTATACTAACTACATGCTTGTTGTTAGCGTTGAGGTATTGTACACTAGTCAAGCCTTGAGAATTAGATTGAATCACCATCTTCTTTTTAGCATACCTGTGACAAACAATAGAACAGAACAAATTTTCGTCATTGTTGAGGGAATTAGCTAACCAGATCAGTCCTCAACAGCCCAGCTGGTGCACCGCACAAGGTTACCTTTTATGATAGTTCTGGTATACCATGTACAGTTTATACGTCACTCGAGTATGCTAGCCTCATACACCCACTGCGCTGGCAACCTAAGCAAGATAATTGGTCTACATGCCGGAGAGCCTAGCGCTCCACAGCCCCTTCGCCTGCTCGTGGTCTACACTCGAAAATATTTCTCCTGGTTCCCGGTATATCGGCAGCTGATACAGCGCACTCCAAAGAGTAGTGCttctgtgtactgcgcacacacttgggcactataatctactcctgcgtagatggctgatctcaaatggCTTAGCTGTAAGGGTAGACtaagttattgaaataaataaataaataaatgagactggccgccgtggtcgaaagtCGGAAGACATTATTATCACTATCGCTACCCTCTCTGACTAACCTCCTGTTGCAGATAATAGCGGTGGTGACGAACGCGCTAGTACTGGACCGTGTGGGGCGCAAGCCCACGTTGCTGGTGGCCTACTGCGTGTGCGGCGTGGCTTGCGTGGCGCTCACTTTCGTGCCGGACTGTTAGTTACACTTTATAATACTCTCGAATAATTATAGActaacgagcaatgaaaacgttccacctGCCTTTGACGTTCCTTATGTCActggagctttttcattgctcgtgagtgtatttgtcTTCATTCAATATCAGTCCTTTATAACTGTTAGCCTTCTAATGTTTGCCCTATATTTACCAGTCCTTTGTCCTGttgattataaattaaactcaATGCCTGTGCTGATCATAGTGCAACCTTGCTGATGGGCTGCCAACAGCTCTCCGATCATCTCTAAGCATATCTTCTATAATCCCGACCTgatgttaaattatttatttctagaCCTATTTCTATTCTGATTCTTACACGCCCAGTATCTTTTTTACATCCTGTAACTATAAATAACCTAAAAACCCACCATCTCTCTCCCAGCTCTCCCCTGGCTGTCCACCTGCCTGTACCTCCTCGGCAAGGTGGCCATCACGCAGGCGTTCAGCGGCATCTACATGTACACCTCGGAACTGTTCCCGACTCACGCCAGACATTCGTTGCTCGGCTTCTGCTCCATGGTCGGCCGGATCGGGTCGATTATTGCGCCTCAGATGCCTCTGGCGGTGAGTACTTATTGTAGTCTGACTTTCGGGACCTTTCGCATTTCTCATGTCCGGACATGAAAATGTAATAGTGGTTGGATGCTGAAGGCTAATGTTTTAGTAATCCGTGGAAGAGGCTTTTGtctaggtataagtataacgTATGTGGTTCGATAGAACATGGAAATATCACAAACACAATGGATTTATCACGTTACACTACACTTTTTGGACGTTAGTTAGTTTttgaatatacttacttattctcGGTTTTCGCTCTGATTATTCTCTACTTAGGCGCCACAAGATTCACACAGCTAACATTAATCCATACTCTTTATACAGGCGCTGTACGTGAGCTGGCTGCCCTCAGTCCTGTTCGGAGGCGCCGCCCTCATAGCGGGCGCTCTCATGCTGACCACCCCCGAGACCCTCAACACCAGGCTCCCTGACTCCATCCGGGAGGCCGAGGACATCGCCCAGCAGGGGAAGAGCAAGACGAACCAAATGGAAATGGACGTCAAATAAAACTGTGTGAAGATGCCATTGAAGCACTACCTTTACAGGCCGATTCACACACTGTTTAGTGCGAGTAGACACGTACATTGCTGGGCTTGTTGTATAGTATttgcaaaacttttgaatCTGCCAAACATACCCAGCAATGTACGTCTACTTAACATTCGCACTAAACGGGGTGTGATCGGATAGAGCCGTTGTTACTTGTTAATTTGTGATAGAAGTACCTTTATCGTATTATTAATCTAGCTCTAGATGAGTGTTTTTTTAGGTTATCTGTAAAATGTAACTGCGGAGAAGAATctatacttttgtaaatttttgccTAGTTAGCGGATGAGAGTGTTCTTTCGGATATCTCCGTATGCTTTGCAAGTCGGTAGAAGAGCAGTTTTGTATAAAACCTTAATGAGGACGTTAGCTTATTCTAACAGAGGCTGAGGCTATGGAAGCTGGACTTTTTTCGATAAGTTTTTTCTGATGAccaaaaatgtacctattacgGTATTAACTTTCCACTATGTAATTCATTGATCGAGATGACTATTTAACTGTGATAATTGTAAGCGAAGAGACTAGACTtgatcaataaaatttaaatttcacaTGAAACCATAAAaccgtatttaaaattttgccTTCGTACCTAAATAgacaggtttttttttttacgttttcgCGACAGAGTCTAAGGTGGAATAAATCCAATAAGGCAGGGCTTAAAGTTACCAATAACCTATTTTTAAAGCAGTGTACACACAGCGCctctaattataatttattactaatTAAGTACCTCAGTATTAAGTTTAAAAtggaattaattattttttaagtactttatagtacgtataaatattgtgaatactctaagttttattatgataggtaggtagtacaGTGGCCTATGTATTTGATACTGTACATTCCATAGATAGGTTAAAATTaccataaatttaataagCTTCTTAAAGTAAATTTTGATGTAGACCTTAGATAATGTAACTTATTGTGTAGATTTACACTTATCTCATAAACCCTTTTATGCAACTGGACTAAGTTAGGTCTATGTAAGTTTTGGTGCTGCTTATGGTGAAAATACATAGTGACTCTtgttgaataaataatattacctaaTCGTAATGGGTGTTATTAAACTCTACACtctttattacttaaatatattactCATCAGTTTCTTGCGGAAATTGTTCTATTGTTTCGTTCCCGTACGTtacatttaacttatttttattatagttaccAACTATTTAGGTTAGTATTCCTAAGTATCCATTAGTGAAACAACGACTCCCAATATTGGGAAACCGAGAGCTCTCATTCCTCTGTCGCAGCTCCGCACTATTCCCATGGTTTATGACTTCCTAAGCCACTGCAGGTTTAATCTAGCTTGacaaaaacgaacgaacaagatcTATCCAGCAATCGGTACCATTAAACTCAACACTATATAGTTGTGTTTAGCGCAGCAGCGTCCTGAAGCTACCTTTTTCGTAAGATAGTGTGGCCCCCCTGCTCCAGTATCGCGTCCCGAATCCCGATATAACTTTGTAGTTTCGCGTAAACTCCGGCGCCGCTCGCCGCGCCCGATATTACAATATTCATAACACTCTCGAGTGTAAATATTTGTGAAAAACATATCATAACACGCCCGCAATCattattaacattaaattattatacactTAGTGCTACAATTATGTGGAGTTCGCTAAGAAATCGGAGGAAGAGCACTGAATTGGCAtttgttaaataaacacaGTTTTCAGCGGCCTGTGGGATTtgtctgaaatatttattctgTTCGCCAGTTTACCTGTTCacttggtttttattttagaattcAATGATTCAGAAAGAGAATGAAAAGTTTCGGAAACTTTACACCGATTCGTGAAAGCTAGTGGAATGCTAGAAGCAATGTGTAGTGAAATTACAGACGGGAATCGACGCTTTACCGACTGAAAATACCATACGGGAGCGTTAAACTAGTTGTGACACTTTTGTGACTATAGCATACTTACCAAAAATTTCTGCAGTCTACGCGGCTTCAGCCTTGTGAAGGCAGAATGACTGTCAATAATCGGATAAGAAGAATAAATGCCCTAAGTAGTAGTGAAGTGCGTGTGAGTGTCCTGTCGTATCAGTGACCAAAGTGACTAGCGTGGTGGAAAATGCTCCAAGTTTAGGAAGGCACACTTTACGTAGATTTGCACAAGAGTCCCAATGAGTCAGGTGCAGGGACTACATCCAGCACAAAATAGAGTAGGATAAAGTTAAAGTGGCTGGGTGTTAGTGGTCGGAGcctctcatcatcatcatcatcagcagcgATGTCCCGACGCGAGGGCCGCGCGCGGACCGTGGTGGCGGTGATGCCACCGCCTCCCAGCAAGTGTGCTAAGGTAAGTCGGTAACTATAATGTTCTGGCTAAGTAGTACTTACTCATGTTGATGAAGTAGTATTCGTATGAAAAACCCCCTGTTTAGTCCCTTAAGTATTGCGATTAAATTCCACAATCGCTTCTTAATTGGACTTTATAAATCATAAAGGgtaaaagttttataaaggTTGTAGCAAACCCTCTTTTGCCACAACCTGTTATAATCGTTAGGATTAACTACAACAGCGGTTTACAATAGTGGATGGATTCAAATCCTATCTAACAGCtaactatatttttagaaaGCTCGAAGATTATGGCTTAACCCCTGAGCCTTGAACAaggtctatgtccagcagtggatgaatGCATCCACCTATCTTCCAATCCACCATATCAACAACCTCCTAGTCCAGACCAAGCACAAGACTACAAATTACAAAATGAATTGATAGGCctgtgtccagcagtggacgattattggctgatgatgatgatgtaccTTTCCTATCTATCTACACTAACGCCACCCCCCGCAGTTCCTGTACTACACGTGGAAGCTGTGCTCGGTGGTGTTCAGCCACCTGGTGATGATCAGCCTGGTGGTGGCGTACTGCGTGCTGGGCGCCGTCACCTTCGAGCGACTCGAGGCCGATCACGAGAGAGAGGTATGTAGGGAATGAGGGTTAGAGCGGATCATGAGAGAGAAGGTTCAGAAGGTTAAGAaggttatattatattatattagctaagggaatgttgagatggtttggtcacattgaaaggatggatgaaagaagactGACGAAAGAAATTTATTGTGCGGAGATGAATGGTTGTGTCGGTAGAGGACGTCCAAGGCGAAAGTATGTCGACCAGATAGGCGACATACTCAAGAAGAGCCAAATTAGGAGTTTCCGAAACCGACGTGCGTGTATGAAGAGACTTATGAATGTGgaggaagcgaaagaagtatgtcaggatcgtggcacgtggagatccatagtctctgcctacccctcttggagacaggcgtgagcatatgtatgtatgtatatattagCTCGTTAGTTTTCAACTAGGCGACACGATGGAATAACATTTTCTAAAACGGCCAGAAGGCAGGAAAGAAGACCAAATTCGAAGATCTATGGCATTTCAATATCTAAATCAGTTCATCAGTCCTATATGCAGAGCGGTATGGttgttatataaataaatagtaaaataaaatacaaattaatgaTATTCAACTAACTTTTTCGGCGAGAGTGAAAATATGCGATAAGAGCGGTATTCATTTTCCCTAAAAGTAATCGAATATGAATAGTCcaactgtaaaaaaaacagtagagTAGTGTTGAGTTTTTCCGAGTGTGATACAACAGCGCTAATTAGTGTCGACTGAAGGCAGCTGTCAGCAAACAATACGtcgctgttttattttatttgagcTTTCTTTAGCTATTTTCTTTTTCAGACAGCAGACTTAAATATTCACAATCCGTGTTATAACTTTTGGATGACGTGTACCAAGCCGTTTGATCTTCTGTATAAACAACAATCACGACGGAACCAGGACTTAGATAACTCAATTTTGAAAAACTAAATACGTAAGAGCACTTGCGAGAAGATAGACAGGTGTCTTTGGATAGAACGAGGAAGACTCATCAGCTATAGGTACATGATTTATAATGCAGTACCATTCAGCAACCTCGTTCCCCGCATTCCGTTGAAGTTAAAAACTCATCTGTCCTAGACCTTCGCTTTTCCTAAACGCATTATTGTTTATGTGTGTGTTTAGTATCCTGTGTCCCCTGGATGGGGCAGAGGGCGTCCACAGTGACTCTGAATCGCAATCTGTCTTGAGCTTCGCGTTATTATTCgcgtattattatgtatctttatctttatataCTCTTCACAATCCCTTTTCAAATATCTACTACGTGTGCTTTCGGACCTGTAACCCCCAAGTCTCCTCCCACCACCAATAACCGATCAGTCTCCTCTCATGTCCAGGTGAAGAGGAACATCTCCTCGCTCCGGAACCACACGACCCAGAGCATCTGGAGCATgacccgcgccgcgccgctgctCAACCAGACCAACTGGACCGCCGAGGTCGTGCACATGCTCAAGGTAAGCTGACAGGTGGAGCTTAGAATCGAAGGAGTATAATAGGGAGGAACTGGGTGGTTTTGTCTTTGGGCTGGACTCAGCAGCTTAGTGCCGGCCGATCATTGTACGTACTCTGCGGCTGTAGTGGCTATCTTAGCATTACTTAATATGATCAGGATACATGCGTGACCCATGGGGCCAATAGCGATTGTTTTCCTTATGCCGCCTCTACCTCTCAATGGCCATGGGTCCAGCAGACTAGAGCTACATTTAGGGCTGTTGGTTGTCCCCCTACCTAATATTTGTCAGGTTTTCTGCCGAATTTTCTAGCCATTTAAGTTATGTAGACATTTTAATTTGCCATTGGTGTATTTTGTTGGATGAcgaaatgtaggtataataaattcACCCACAGTATATTCGATTCGATTCCATTTGCTGGTGAAAGATTGAAGCGTTACATACTCATCTGTAGGTTTTAAATGAAAGAGCAAAGTCCGAGGAAAAAGTGAAATAATGTCTTTTCCTGACTCCACATGATTTCTGCTGCAGGACTTCGAGAACTCGATCCTGCTGGAGATGAAGGTGCGCGGCTGGGACGGCAGCGAGAGCACCGACCACATCCAGTGGACCTTCACTGGCGCGCTCTTCTACTCCATCATCGTCATTACCACCATCGGTAATGTTGCATGTCCTCATCAGTTGAGGAAAGGAAAATACTTATGGCTTTCGAAGCTACGCTCTGCAGAAAGTAAAATTACTACAAAGCTGCTGCCGCTGACACAGAACGATCGCTAGTGCTGTTTTCCgaattaataaaactaacCAAATAACATAAATTCTAAACATTTTGTCGCTTTTTTCTCTACATACCTCTTCTGTGCTTACGTGTGCACGCAGTAGGTACACgatatacctaaatacctattactCAGAGCGTAAGTATTGTGTAGATTGACAACTTCTCGGTTCAATAAAACACTGAAACTATGGTAAGTGTTTTAATATCGCTTTTATCCAGACGTTTATCTTAACAGGTGACTTAACTAGAAACTTACTAggttacattaaaaataacttatcacAACGAGACTCAAGTCTCTCATCGCACAatatagtaaatataaaatggtATAGTTCTATGAACTTAATTGAAAATCACAGATAATCTTTCAGATTCACTCGAGACGAATCGTTTGAGTactatttacaaaaacaataatcTAGTTATTGAAGTAACTACATCGGGCAGTTGATCCCAATATCTTATCCAGCAATGACTTACAGTAATAAATTCTAATTTACAGTATTATTGAAAGGTATAAACTATGGCAATATCGAAGCATGTCGTAACTCCACAATCCACATGTTCTGGGTGGGCGGTGATTGGCTCGCGGCCAACTCGCTAGGATCTATAACTTTTTATCCCACTGTATTTTTACTAATACGAAAGATTTATCGTGATGAAGAATTTACAAACAACTGCTCGTTATTCACTAGGGCTACTGATTTATGAGGAAATTGTTTGACGAGAATAATAATGTTTggatatatatgtatttggAACGGACTTTTTTTCGTTCATGTCTGGCTTACTGACAACCTTAcacaaaaacttttaatttcacGGAGTTTACATTATGTTCCGCCCAGTACTCAAAATATTCTTATGCCTACTAACTACATATTTTGATCTTCCTACACGTAAATGTTTGGGCAAAACGAGTTACCCGGTACCTTGTTCTTAGCATTGTCAATTGGCTTCTGAATTTGAGACTTGACGCAAAGCAATTTCTGTACTAGAGAGCATTTCGGATTCTTGAAGCGTTCCGCTGACCACGAGCAACCTGCAAGCCATCAGACCCTCATCATGGAGGCAACCATTCACACCTTGGGTTAATAACTCACACGTCTACGTTAATCACTATCTACTCTACCACACGGTCTCTATCGCTACTACAGCTAACTAACAGAGGTGGACTACGACAGGGTTACTAACGGTTCAATTACAAACCGTGGTCGGAGTATTGTGGTCCAATGCTGCCAGTGGGTCCACCGGCGCCAACCAGTAGGCCTCTTCCTGGCCCGATGGTCCCGGTAGCCCCCCCTGGTCCAACCAGCAAGCCTCCTCTGTAGCGGTTCTGCCGAGGGTTGAAGTATGTCGGCGCGTACGCCCCGCGGCCGGCGCCCCCGGGACCGACGAGGATGCCCGGGTATCCGGGATTCCGCGAGTAGTCTGGACCGATGCGTCCGGTAGGCCCACCGGGGCCGGATAAAACCCCTGGATTGCGATTGTTGAAGTCAGGCCCGACTCTTCCTGTCGGTCCACCGGGGCCAACCAATACTCCAGGGTTGCGGTTGGAGCTAAAGTCTGGTCCAACACGGCCCGTTGGTCCACCGGGACCGACTAGAACGGCAGGGTTGCGGTTGGAGAAATCGGGTCCAATTCTACCTGTAGGTCCACCCGGGCCAACCAGGACTGCGGGGTTGCGGTTATTGTTGAAGTTGGGTCCAACGCGGCCGGTGGGTCCGCCTGGGCCGACTAGTACTCCGGGGTTGCGGTTGTTGAAGTCAGGGCCGACCCTGCCAGTGGGTCCGCCAGGGCCGACGAGCACGGCGGGGCGCTGCGCCGCGGCCTGCGCGCTGGGCCCGCCCCCCGGCCCCACCAGCACCCCGCGCCTGTCACCCCCTTCAAGCAGCCCCTCGTCGCCTCCAGGCGTGAACAGAGCGGAGTCCTGGCGCGGCGGAGGGAACGGACCGAATGACTCGTAGTTTGGGAGGAGGGATTGGAACTGGTTCTCATCGTTGAACACGTCTGGAATGTCGAAAAAGTATGACGGTCATTGGTGAGAGGACGAGAGATACAATATTTACCTTTAATCACTGCTACTTCAAATTACTAGAAAATGGAAGACAATGTgtcataaataattaacagagaaagataagaaaataatttgtatgcTTACTTGAATTCAGCTTATTGGCTCGGTCTTGGTTACCCGTTTCTGAATTCAGATTGTTATTCCTgaaaaaaatgataaaaatgttgaggaaaatacaaaaaaaatacatcggGTTATCTTGAGTTACTCAGTAATCTCTGACCATGATCAGAAAAGGAGATTGGCGCATTTTAAGCATGCAAATCACGAAATCCCAaatggaataaaaatattactttcaTTGTTATGTGATCTTATATTAATTAGCGATAGAGCTAGTTGATAACACTGGCTATATATTATgcgtcgtcatcatcatcaatcaaACCGAATTGGTGATCCAAAAAACCTGGAAATCCCCAAAGAAAATGACTAGTTCACATTCCAATAATCCACTGCAGACAGCATAGCTTCCTCCAAGACTGGAGGGTTATTGCCTGAGGGGAGTAACTAACAGATTTGAGATTTCATCAGCAACATCACAAACCTAATCCTGGTGAGCACCAGTCCATACGTGTCCTGGTCGTCTCCCTGTGATGGCCCGGATTGCACCGGGTAGCGGCCGGCCTGCCCGGGCCGGTTGTAGAAGCCCTGGGTGTCATCCGCCGCCGCGAAGTGATCCGGCTCGTCCGATTGGACTTTGGAAGGGTTGAAGCTgttcctgaaaaaaaaaacagatatGATTTGATGACTGAGGTTACGAAAATGGCACAGACATGATGTACTTACTTTAAACACAACTAAAATTCTAGgctcttgaaaaaaataatctactaaactttaattatgtaggtacctatatatttatatttagaacTAAAAGCCAATTCAGAGCATTTATAAGAAGTTTAAATTGACGATAGTGTTGGTATCAATTGGTAAATACGAGTAACTTTAGAGAGAATCTATTTTGGCGCCCGTTAACAATACGCCAAGGTGAACATGTTACCAGCGGAGTGTTGCAAACCACTCCAGATACGATTGGTAactacttttaaaattaaccTGCTGGCAATGTCGGTACAGAAGAAAGCTATGACCTACCGTTGTGtgatttgatttatttcaggttCACTATCAATCGCATTTTACACTTGTGCAACTGCCCCAAATTCCAATGATTAACCAAAGATATCTAAGTACTTCGTAGTTTCGTCATTGCAAATTTCCAACGGAAGCAATCAATATGTTGTTGAATAAAACAGTTGCTGCAACATCGTGCTCTATGAAATTGAAACACTTCAGGGACATAATTTCCTTTGTAACGGAAAAACCAGAGAGCGAATCAGAAATGCAACCAACGACAAAGGTTCTTCAATTAGATGATCTGTCCAAGGGTGCTGTGACGCAATTGCCAGTAATACGATCTTGGGGGATAATAGCTGGTGATAATAACGTAGAACAATAGTGCGGTGTAACGACCGGATATGTCGGCCAAGGCGCCGGAACAAGTCGTCCGGAACCGAACCTAGGACCGCTCTTGCGTGGGAATCGTATGCAGCTGATATTTGCATTAGAACGGCTATTCTTGGATTGTCACGGGTGTGTTAAATGTTTTAAGTGTAGGATTGCCTGTAGGTACTAAATTCTGAGTTTGGTCTGAATAGGTAATCGATGACATCGCTATCGATTAAGTACTATGACCAAGAAAATAGAATAATACATCTATCATTTCGGTGCTacgtttaataatttaaacaatgttttgtttggaacattttattcatttgttATGTAAAGGTTTCAAAAGAAACTTTTTCAAAACAGATAAAttagaaaaaagttttttacaCTTTTAAGTGTATTCGTAAACATGTAAATCTTTAAAGTTAACATGCACAAGTTGTATgttggttggatgaggaaggccgaggaccgagtgttgtggcgctccttgggagaggcctatgtccagcagtggatgactattggctgatgatgaacatgcacaaaattataaagataaaattaaagatttttcATGACTGAGGAAATGACTTGTCTGAGTCATGACTTGATGAGCATGAGCCGGTgataatgaataataatgCAGTACGAGATGCATTGACGTTGAGGTATGAGGTGTGATGCGGTTACATAGTACAACTTAACTTATAGTTAATCTATAGGTGGCCAGCGGTAGTCACACAACAATAGAATAGACAATAAAGCAATTTTTATGTGAAATAcaatcacgagcaatgaaaaagttccagttaaGGTGAAGTGCCGTAATTGCAACTAtccggtaattgcaactaactTCAATAACTCCCTCTAGAGTTACTTCATTGTAAAACGACAGACTAAAACCAATTTTACATCATAAAAGTTCTACCCAAAAATGTGGATGGCGCTGATAGCTCAAGAATTGTAGGAGTTATAAAGCTTTTTGTCATCGGCCATTTTGAGTCTGCTGGAGTCGGATGGACATGGggtgcatttttattttataaaatagtttttagtggTTCCTCGCAaggtttttccaaaaaaagtaaaaactaataacggtaagtcattttgtatgtatttgttttattctaacacgattgttttccgagttttcTGTGTAGTTACATTTACCAGACAAAAAATGCAAAGTCTGGTAAATGGAAGtattttgcagtttttagGATGGTTACAATTTGctgccaatttttgtatgaaattggaAAAAGCCAGTGATGGGGCAGTGAACATGAATACATCGATACAAtcactaataatataacacacaaataagaataaaaggctgaataccaaattttaaacatatctgttaagcatacatttttttagaaaacctGCAAAATTCCACCCGGCATCCTGCCTGCGGTAAATTTTGAAAACTTtccaaaaaaattgtaaaaaggCTGTTTGATTAAAcattagtaaaatatttaatgttgattaataaaaatatagctattaatttttatcccCGAGTTTTATTCTGCTACCATGGTCTTCTTGGATTGTCGATGGCAGACACTACATGACTGTCGATAAAATTACGACAAAGTTCCCATCACTATTTTTGAGAAATTAGTCGCAATTACCAGACCCACGGCTAAACAGTAGTTTCATGCGAAATTGGTCGTAGTTACAAGGAGATAAGTGTCACAATCCTATGAATATTCTCTTAGTCTTTGTGTTTCAAAAACACAATATACACCACACATAGAAAAATATGGAGATAAAACgattagttgcaattacccgCCAGGAggggtaattgcaactatttCTGCCTTTGCCGGAACTTTTGGCAATAGCTCTTTATTCTTCAGAGTTTTTCTTTGTCATGATAGTAGAATAAaatctacataaaattttgactttggcatgattttacagtaatactatttctttatatataaagaattatcagatgatgaagttacgacttcaatatttttagttgcaattaccgcacTTCACCTTACAAAATTTCAGCACCAAATGTGCAAATTTTTTTCGGCGTTATCAAGATATTTAtaagtcttttccgtttacttaggagtaatttggtgctattgtcattggagctttttcattgcttgtgaatgtaagtatataattatgtatatagtATGTATCACCGCGGATTCGGTATACCGTGAAGTAGAATATCTGTTTATTTTGGTAatcaatgaaattaaaatacttaggtactcgagagttttaaaaatattaaagctACATAACGTTAAACTCACTGTGATCTATCGGGGCGTTTCTCTTCATCCACAAATTGCACTTTGCTGTCGATCTTGATCGCCTCCGCGGCGGCCTGGTCAGGGAACCTCCAGGACTCCGCTGCTGCCCTGGTACTCAGGCAGATCAGAGCCAGTAGCCTGGCTGCTGATGATACTGGAAAACATTGGAGTGATTTGTTAAAAGCTGCAGTTTTTGAGAATGGTAAAATAGGGAATGATGCATGAAAAAACTTCTGATGATTCTAAAGCAGAATAACAATTTAACGATTATTTTGTTACGAAAAAGAAAAAGGTAGACTACGAATAGGAAGAAGATCcaataaataagatatttttttgtttaaatgaTTCGAAATTCAACACCACATGAGATCCATCTATCCGTGTTGGCGTGCATGCATAGTGCATACCGAAGGAAGTACTATTTCAGgggaaatacctacatactattgttatataaaatatgtttttttatttatactattaggtattataatatcCACATTCCACATACCTAGAacacatattattaatatcaacAGGTGATACCGTGAGAGAAACCTCATGCTCAAGAGCAGTGATTCATCTAATTAAACTAAACACGCCTTCTACCATCGATCCCACTTGTCTAAT
This genomic window contains:
- the LOC105393277 gene encoding collagen alpha-2(I) chain, with translation MVAVSSAARLLALICLSTRAAAESWRFPDQAAAEAIKIDSKVQFVDEEKRPDRSQNSFNPSKVQSDEPDHFAAADDTQGFYNRPGQAGRYPVQSGPSQGDDQDTYGLVLTRIRNNNLNSETGNQDRANKLNSNVFNDENQFQSLLPNYESFGPFPPPRQDSALFTPGGDEGLLEGGDRRGVLVGPGGGPSAQAAAQRPAVLVGPGGPTGRVGPDFNNRNPGVLVGPGGPTGRVGPNFNNNRNPAVLVGPGGPTGRIGPDFSNRNPAVLVGPGGPTGRVGPDFSSNRNPGVLVGPGGPTGRVGPDFNNRNPGVLSGPGGPTGRIGPDYSRNPGYPGILVGPGGAGRGAYAPTYFNPRQNRYRGGLLVGPGGATGTIGPGRGLLVGAGGPTGSIGPQYSDHGL